In the Ochotona princeps isolate mOchPri1 chromosome 14, mOchPri1.hap1, whole genome shotgun sequence genome, aggACTACATGTTTAGTTTGACTGATAAATGGGTTCTCGCTTAATAGATTCAAAGAAAAAGGCCCACAGAGGGTCTAACAGAGAGGGTCCACAGCGGAGAACCCTTGggactttccttccttccttccttttttattttcaacagaTATGTAGCACTTGAAGATAGCAAAATTCCTTCTCTGGCAGATGTGTAAATTAGGAGAAAAAGGACAATAAAATCTTTGTAAGTTCTGTGGCATGGCCTGAGTGCCTCCTCAGCCCTGGTCTCAAGGTATCTGTGTGTGCGTTCTCTCTCATGTTACATCTACAGCCTGAACCCCTGTGGTGCTTGACAGTCACAGCTGGACATTTTGAAATGATATTCCCTGGAGACAATAAAAACAGGATAGCAACTCATTTCCAGTTAAggcataaaaaaaaatattgtgaaatttAGAGgtgacagaaaagatcttccagaAAGCTGGCTGAGACACTGACTGACAAGGTGAACTTGCTCAGGTTATTTGCCTTCTGTGTTTAAGGGGATCCTGTAAATGATGATAATAGCACCTGCCTCCTAAGGATGCTGTAAGGATTAATTGATTTAATACTTGTCATGCACCTCTAGGCGTGCGCCTGACATGCCGCAAGTGGTGCAAAAATGTTAGACTGCTCTCCTGCCTTAGGCATGAGGTTTTTCATCCCTGTTGGATGTGCTAGCCAGCTTCTGTTTAAATAATTCTGTGGATGGGGATCTTGAATCTTCATTAGTGTGTTGAATGTGAACTATGGCAGTGCCTGTTACTGTCCTTCATTCTTGTTCACCtgctttctgtcatttttatttgggCTCCAATTCAGAACAATTCAATCCTTCTCCATAGTAGTGCCCTCCAAACATTTGAAAATGGTATGTAACATTTCAGAGACCTTTTCACTGAACTCATCATTTTAGCTCACAGAATATGATTTCCTGGTTAGATTATCCCAGGTTATTTGAAGCACCTTATATCAGATCATTGAACATATCTGGTTTGGAATCACCCAACCATTCCAGGTGCCCACTTCTGATACATTCTGTAAGATGGAATTCCTAGGCATGAATCAGCAGTCTACTGGGTACTAGTACTACAATATACAAACAGCAAGGCAGAGGAGGTCCTGCTGTCATTGTACTTACAGCCTAGTGGATAAGATCAATAATCATCAAGAAGAGGCCTAGACATGTGTCAGGTAATCTTATTTTAAGTTGGGTGCACAGGAAAGGCCGAACAAAGGTCTCAAAAATGGAAAGGAGGCAACTGTGTGGCTGTCTGGGAAGGCGGTTGCAGATGGAGGGAAGGACACATGCAGATACTCTGACACAAAAACAGGTTTAGCTGTAAGATCCAGCAGTGCAAGGAAAGAGCCGAGGGTCTTAGTGTCTGCCCAGCCTTTTCTGTCCTGATAATAACTTGCCTCAATTGTTTCTAGAAAAGTCAAGATTTTCAGGATTGGGAAGGACATTACCAATTTTCTTTCTCAATACTTCCCATATTCAAAATATCCCAGGACTGTGTGCTGCTTATAAGACTTTCTGTGTAGGAGTTTTGACAAAATATACCAATTGCCTGAGTGTAACTATTGCAAAAACTTGTTTGTTCTCTGCAGGAATTGCATTCCCAGACTTCTAGCACcatgtttctgtaaatctttgtTCCTTTATAAATAGTGTTTTCTCTTCTGGAATTGCTTTCATTTTGTGAATTTTGCAACAACCAATTTGAAGACAACACTAACATCACCACCCTCACTATTGTTTGCACGGCCTGCATCCCAACAGTAAGAGATGCTCTCTGCTCTTTTAAGACCTATTGCAATTTTTAGATTAGTCATTTATCATTCTATGAAATTGAATATTAATTTCTCATCTCTTATTTGTTTTGACCATCTAGGGAAAGTGATCTTTACTTTCTAACCCTGAAGTGCGATCATGTGCTTAAAACTTAACCAGTCACTCAGTCAACATTTGGGTCATGTAAAAAATATTGATCTTTGACTAAAACATCGCCTCTATGATTTGTGTAGCTCACTATTTCTTAATAGATTGTTCTTGGCACTTTGGGTGAGGGTAGAGTTTGTTGTGCTGGAAAACTACTTGCACAGAGGTTTTACAGCATCCCCATGCCCTCAGAAAATGGTGCAGTGCGTGTACCAAAACCCCGTAGGGACCAGTAGTAGCTCCGGTTGAGACTCACTGCTGGCCCATTTACTCACTTATTTCTGGGggagaaaaaaactttttaaaaatttttttgagaggcagaaagacggAGTGAGAGTACAACAGAGAAATCACTCTCCAGATGAACTCAGTCCATGATTACTATGTGGGTGGTAGAGCTCAGTTACCTAAGGCATCATTATTGTCTCCATTTGCAAAATTCCTGGAGGTAGCTGGAAGTAAGAATTAAATCTGGCCATTTTCGTATGGGATACAAGCATGTTGACCATTGGCCAGACACCCACCCCTATTCATGTAAAAATGTTCAGTCACCAGTATGTGCTGAGCCCTGTGATCACTCCAAATATTTCGGTCACACTCGAAGAGGAATTCACTACTTTCCCATAGTTTCTTGGAGGAATCTTTtctttcaatatatatatttgaaagagtttcagagagagagagagagagagagagagagagagagagagagagagagagagagatgcatcttccaactgctggtttgtgttctttcAAATGGCTGCATCCACTAGAACTGCATCAGGTCAAGGACAGCTGCCAAGGGCCCCAGGCAGACCACGCATGTAGGGGGCAGGCATCTAAGCACTTgaacatttgctgctgctttgcctgGGCATATCAGTGGGGCACTGAgtcagaagccaagcagctgggactccaaccagtgctctgataccATATATGGTTGTTGCAAGCACTGGTTTTGCTCACAGTGCCtgaacctgctatgccacattgCTGGCACTTTGATAATCCTTGTAAGACAATTGTTCATTATATCAAAATGTATGTCTTCCAAATCTAAACACTGATTCTGGTGTTAGTGTCTAATGCAATACCCAAGATATCTTATCTTTGCTTTTATGATAACCTTTCAACTATTGCAAGATGTTTTTATTGTCCTCTGTGGAcctgaaatgttttctttgtttatttaagtgaaaaaatgttgattttaaaaaatcatttcttgcAACATGGGTTTCATCTCAGCTCTTTGTTATGGAGTAAGGCTGTGTTAGTATACTCTGTTTGTTAACATTATGATATCATTACTCTATTTACATGTTTgacatttttctctgtttataGCTCCAAAAAGTTAGACGTGAAcggtttctgtgtgtgtgggaaGGTATTTTGGCTGCATCATATAGATGTAGCCAAGGCATAGTCGTGTTAGTGAAATCATTGcctatttcttcttctccttctttttcctttgaaagatCTGTGTATGTGTCTAAAAGGCAGAAGGGAGACAGGTTACCCATCTGCTTCCTCACTTGctgaatggctgcaaaggctggagctagggcaggcggaagccaggaatcATGATCTTCTTAGTCTCCTAAGTGGATTGAGGGACCCAAATATTTATGCTCATATTCcctcaaaaaaaatgaaaaatgtgtagTACCCACTGCATCGGAAATGCTATAATGAACACAGAGGGCAGAGAAATGTGAAGCATCCCTAAGCACAAAGAACATTTTAATGAATGTATTGGAATAGTTTAGGGACTGAAACAAGTTAGCTTCAGTGATTTGCCAGTAAATGTTTAATGACTGCCCCTCTGGGGGCAGGAGAGATTCTAATTAGGGGAATCCTAATTAGCAGTGCTTGGTGAGTTCTGTGATGTCAGTTCTCCTACCATGACTGATTGCAAGTCACCGACATGATGTTATTTGACATAGAGTTGGAAAGAGATAGGCAATAGCACTGTTTATATAAAGTATTTTCCCCATGTAAATGTAATAGACATAAGTAACCTGAAGAATAGAGATAATAGCACATAATAATATAGAAAACTGGAAGTGCTAagttttttcatttattactcATCTTTTAAGCGTGTTTAATTATAGTTGTTTGCAATTCAGTTTTTGATAATGTCTGTGTTTAACATTCAATTCTCAAGATTACTGAAAACTTAATAATTTACTCTGAAACTGAAATGAACTGACTCTTGCCCAGCaatgaaaatttaatttataGTAAAAATGTTAGAAGTATTAGACACATGTTTATAGTATATGGTTTGAAAATCTGTGAATAATTGCTACATTGTGTTGAAATAACCAACAAAGATTTTCCTAGAGGAGCAAGAGGGACTTGGAAAATACACAGGATTTGTAGTAAGATAAAGGAGAACCACAATGTTTTGTCgtaaagatggagacagagaagatgttaTTAGTATCAATGACACTACAGATTTTTCTCCAGGACTTCTTCTATCTGTATAGTTTAATGTAATCATCCTAAAAACCCAAGAAATAGATATTACTATTCATCTCCTTTTAAAATGAGGAAACCTgggctggtgtaatggctcaactggctagtcctctgcctgtaagtgccAACCTCCCATATTGATtctggtttttgtcccagctgctccacttcccatccagctccctgcttgtggcctgggaaagcaatgagggaccctgcattcatatgGAAAACTTAGCGAcagctcctggtccctgccttcagattagcccagctctggttattgtggcctttttcttttccaataaaaataaatctttaaaaaattggcaaTCAACAACTGAGAACaagcattttgaaaataagaagTGAATAGAATGAGGAAACCAAGACTGCTGTTAAGCAACTTACCCGAAATCATACCGCTAATGAGTTAGTTCGATTTTTGTGCTCATCTTGTCTAAGATTATCTCCAGATAGTTTAGCAAAGGAAGTAATACCAAGAAGCATCCTCTGGCTTGTCAAACTGTCTGTTCACACATCAGCATTTGTAATGTAGAAGTCAGCTGGTGAGTTTCAGACAGCCAGCATTTCAACTTTCCAGCGATCTTTCACTAATGGACACACTACCAAATACTGCTTTCCTGTGGATGTCACCAGGCCATTTtgggggagaagagacagatgaTGGCAAATGACAAAAAAATCCCAATGGGGTGTACTTGAGAAAAGGCAGATCttctttttcacaaaaataattcTTCCGATTCTTCTGAGCTTATGGGCTCACCTGACGTCAcatcatctctctgtgtctttaggCAGGGCTTCATTTGGCAAGGCCAAGGAGCTGTCTGTATTCCGTGCTTACATTCTTGGTATGCTAAGTCAGTTATTCTCCAGAGTCTGAATGACAGCTGTAGTCCAAGGCTCCTGGGTCCAATCTCACTGACCCAGGCCAGCTTCACTTTGTCTCTTAACCATCATTCTGCCTAAACATCCTCTTCAGGCCAGTCTGAATCACATGCTTTCCCCACCTCCTACAGTGCAGAGGCTGGCGGAATGGGAATCAGGAAAATATATTCCTCAGGGGGAAATGAAAAGCTGTTAGCAACAGGAAGTGAAAACAAGGCACCCGCCCCACCCCAGCCAGAAGCTGGTTGGTATGGATGTGGAGGTTGTTACTGTCTGAAGATTCTTCAAGCAATCCATGTCAATCGATAGGGATGTTTCTCGTCCTTCGTATGATGCAGATCAGGGATCCAAGCTTATCCAAAAAGCTAAAGAGACACCATTTGTCCCCATTATAATAGCTGGTTTTGCAGCAGTTGTTGCATATGGGCGCTACAGATCAAAAAGCAGAGGAAATACAAAAATTTCCCTTCACCTGCACATGCCCATGGCGGCTCAAGGCTTTGTTGCAGGATCAGTGGCTGTTGCTATGGCCTATTCCACATATCGGGAGTTTTGGGTGAAACGTAAGCCTTAGAAGAAGAGATGCTAGCTTGGCTGGGTTGGAGATGCTTTTTTTTCTAGACACTTCATATTGAGGTTACATGTATGTTGACAACAAATAATCTGAGTGGGTTTGAATAATAACGCATGGTATCTTGAATATTGGCCTCTTCACCTATTGACATAACTAGTGATCGAAGAGAGCCAAGTGAGTAACATGTCACATT is a window encoding:
- the LOC105941596 gene encoding HIG1 domain family member 1A, mitochondrial-like, with the protein product MSIDRDVSRPSYDADQGSKLIQKAKETPFVPIIIAGFAAVVAYGRYRSKSRGNTKISLHLHMPMAAQGFVAGSVAVAMAYSTYREFWVKRKP